The Arachis hypogaea cultivar Tifrunner chromosome 19, arahy.Tifrunner.gnm2.J5K5, whole genome shotgun sequence genome has a window encoding:
- the LOC112775589 gene encoding uncharacterized protein, translating into MDWFSWLSKAGLDPSLVYEYGLLFSHNELEEEDIKYFNHEFLQSMGISIAKHRLEILKLVHRNKAATAATTKKYIKTNNYPTILHVSRIMHAFKKTRRCLSSYLKTMIGCEDSTLAVVPIPRPCSSYGTTAKWKSAVLKRNNTKNQKNYLHHHHHQERLLLTNGSPITSSTMVVPALPAPDGFYSSPMVYHFQKEEKMDAGDDDDGYWSSAVQDFRWDSMFQDLKPN; encoded by the coding sequence ATGGATTGGTTCTCATGGCTTTCAAAAGCAGGCCTTGATCCTTCCCTAGTATATGAATACGGACTCCTCTTTTCACACAAcgagcttgaagaagaagacatcaAGTACTTCAACCACGAGTTCCTCCAGAGCATGGGGATCTCCATAGCCAAGCACAGGCTGGAGATCCTCAAGCTCGTTCATCGGAACAAGGCCGCCACCGCGGCTACCACGAAGAAGTACATCAAAACCAATAATTACCCTACGATACTCCATGTTTCAAGGATCATGCATGCATTCAAGAAGACAAGAAGGTGCTTGTCAAGTTACTTGAAAACAATGATTGGTTGCGAGGACTCCACGCTCGCCGTGGTTCCAATACCAAGGCCTTGTTCTTCGTATGGAACCACGGCGAAGTGGAAGAGCGCCGTGTTGAAGAGGAACAACACCAAGAATCAAAAGAattatcttcatcatcatcatcaccaagagAGGCTGTTGCTTACAAATGGAAGCCCTATaacatcatcaacaatggtgGTTCCTGCATTGCCTGCTCCTGATGGATTCTATAGTAGTCCCATGGTTTACCATTTCCAGAAGGAAGAGAAGATGGACGCCGGCGACGACGACGACGGATATTGGTCTTCTGCGGTTCAAGATTTCAGGTGGGATAGTATGTTCCAAGATCTAAAGCCTAACTGA